The stretch of DNA TATTGTATTTAAGAGAGATTGGACAATGACCCCTGATGAATATAGAAAACTTTCAAAGGAAGATAAAAAAAAATTCCGTGAAGATTTTATAAACCCTCCCGATGACTTGCCAGTTGAATATACTGATGAAAGCACGGTTGACCCCAAAGTCTTAAATTGGACTCCTGAACAAGTTGCAGCGTATAATAAGCACTATGAAAGAATTTCAAAGTATTAACAATGAAACGCACTGAGTTAAGATCACTTTGTTTATATGATGTGCGTAATCCTTTAAATCATCCCAAGAACCTATCCTTCAACTCAGGTGTAGGCATACGACAAGATTCCGACTTACCGAACCATCTGTAGCGGTTACGAGCTATATACTCATAGATTAGATCACGAAAAGAAGTAGGCAGAATTTTTCCAATAGAAATGAATTTGTAGATTCCGTCAAGATATTCTGCTATGCGAAGGACTGCGTCGGACTTGGTATAAAAAATTCCATCTTCAAAATAGAGGATCGAATTCAGAGAATTTAATTCTTTACAAATATCTTCATTTAACAGTAATAAACCGTTAGAGGTATAAAATTTATTTTCAGTGGAAGAATTTTCAATCAAGTTTTGAGCAAATTCTGATTGCAATGAGGCAAATCGAAATTTCTTTTTCGAGTCATGGTCAATGATAAAATTCACCGAGGTGTTACAAAGATTACATACTCCATCGAATAGAATCACTCTAAAAATCATTTGACATTACCTTAAATAATTTACAGTCTACTTTCATGTTTACAAACGAATCGGGAAAATTTTATATTCGCATCGAAGGACGTTTTGAGTCCGCACATTACTTATACAAATACTATGCTGATGGAAGTGATGAAGCTTGTCACGGACATTCTTGGAAAGTAGAAATTTTTCTTTCTGGAGAAGAAAACATTCGTCCTGACGGAATCAGTTTTGATTTTCTCACCGCCAAACAAAAACTTGCGGAGTTACTTTTGTCTATAGATCACATTTTAATAAATGACCATCCTGATTTTAAAGGAATTAATCCTACTTCAGAAAATATTGCTCGTTGGTTTTTTGCTGGTCTCAAACAAGAAGTACTTAAAGCAAAAGGCAAAGTAGATCGAATTGTTATCTACGAAGGCCCTGAAAATCTTGCCTATTTTGAACCGAACTAAAAAGAATACCACCTAGTCACAAAGGCACAGAGAGTGATGAGGTTTGTTGTGAGATGCCCGTCCCGTCCTAGTATTTTTCACTTGACTAAGTTAAATGGACTAAGTATATTAAATTCATGGGTACTTATAATATACACGAAGCAAAAACTAACTTTTCCAAATTGGTTCACGATGCAACGCAAGGGGAAGAGATTATTATCGCAAAATCCGGGAAGCCGCTTCTGAAACTTGTGCGTTATGAATCAAAGAAAAAGAAATCCAAAAGAGAACTAGGTTTTTTAAAAGGTAAAATTATATTTTCTAAAGATTTTGATTCGCCATTACCCTCTGAAATTCTAAAATACTTTGAAGGTAAAGATTGAAGTTTTTACTAGATACAAATATATTTTTATTTGCAATTGAAGATTCTAAACGTATTTCCAAAAAAGCAATTTCACTTTTAGAAGATGATTCCAATGAACTTTTTCTAAGCCATGTAAGTTTGTGGGAAATTACGATTAAACACTCCATTGGGAAGTTACAATTTTTGGATGGGCTCAAAAAAACAATGGAACTAGGAATTGAAAAATTAGGTTTGCAAATGATGCCAATACGATCGAATCATATTTACCGAGTTTCCGAGTTTCCATTTCACCATAATGATCCATTTGATAGACTAATAGCCGCACAATGTTTAGAGGAAAAAATCTCCGTTATTACTACCGATCCAATTTTTAAAAAATACAAAGTCTCGGGGCAGATTGCTTAGAAAGTCACCTTAATCACTAAAGTCTATCGTAAAAAAAACAGTATTCAAGAATCGAAGTATACGGAAAATACGAAATTAGTTTTTCTTGCAGTAGGAGACTAAGCTAAAGTTATGAAATACATTTTACTTTTATTTATTACCATTCCCATATTCACACAAAGTATTAACAATTCAAAACCCACATCTGCGGATACTATCGATAATTCGAAAATTATAACGGAGACAGGTAAGGATTTTTCACAACCA from Leptospiraceae bacterium encodes:
- a CDS encoding DUF393 domain-containing protein; this encodes MIFRVILFDGVCNLCNTSVNFIIDHDSKKKFRFASLQSEFAQNLIENSSTENKFYTSNGLLLLNEDICKELNSLNSILYFEDGIFYTKSDAVLRIAEYLDGIYKFISIGKILPTSFRDLIYEYIARNRYRWFGKSESCRMPTPELKDRFLG
- a CDS encoding 6-carboxytetrahydropterin synthase, producing MFTNESGKFYIRIEGRFESAHYLYKYYADGSDEACHGHSWKVEIFLSGEENIRPDGISFDFLTAKQKLAELLLSIDHILINDHPDFKGINPTSENIARWFFAGLKQEVLKAKGKVDRIVIYEGPENLAYFEPN
- a CDS encoding type II toxin-antitoxin system prevent-host-death family antitoxin, giving the protein MGTYNIHEAKTNFSKLVHDATQGEEIIIAKSGKPLLKLVRYESKKKKSKRELGFLKGKIIFSKDFDSPLPSEILKYFEGKD
- a CDS encoding type II toxin-antitoxin system VapC family toxin, which produces MKFLLDTNIFLFAIEDSKRISKKAISLLEDDSNELFLSHVSLWEITIKHSIGKLQFLDGLKKTMELGIEKLGLQMMPIRSNHIYRVSEFPFHHNDPFDRLIAAQCLEEKISVITTDPIFKKYKVSGQIA